The Anaerolineales bacterium region TGATCTCAGGCGGCAGGGTGAGATGCAGCACCAGGCGCTCGCCGGCGCGGCCGCGGGCGGCGCGGCGCGGTGAAGCCAGCAGGTATACGCCGGGCAGGTAAGCCTGGTCTTGTCCGTCGCGTCTGTAGAGGGGTACTACGAAGAGATCGAGCGCGTTAGGCATATGGATAAGCGCCGCAATTGTACGCACTGCATGTACTACGCGCGCAAAAAATTATACTGGTAAAATCCCTTGAGTCATTCTGCACAAACTTCCACGCATCAATCCATGAAGATAGACATCATTCGCAACACAGCCTCCTGGGCAACCTTGCAGCAGGAGTGGGACGCGCTTTTGCAAAAAAGCCATCTCAATCTGCCCTTCCTGACCTTTGCCTTCCAGCAGGCCTGGTGGCAGCATCTGGGCGGTGGTGAGTGGCAGGATGCCGAGCTGCACATCATTACCGGCCGCGGCGAGGACGGGGCGTTGCTGGGGATTGCGCCCCTGTTCCGCACTCCGGACGGGCAGCTGTATTTGATCGGCAGCCATGAAATTGCCGACTACCTGGACTTTATCGCCAGGCCGCAGGACTTGGACGCGTTTGTGCAAGCCGTGCTTGAGGCATTGAAGGCGGATGAAGGCTGGGCGCAGCTGACGCTGTACAACATCCTGGACGAGTCAAAGACGATTGAAAGCGTACAGGCCGCGGCGCAAGCCGCCGGGCTGCAGGCAGCAGAGGAAACATTGCAGCCGTGCCCATACATCGCGTTGCCGGAGAACTTCGACGCCTACCTGGAAAGCCTAGACAGCAAGCAAGCGCACGAACTGCGGCGCAAGATGCGCAAAGCGGCACGGAACGTGTTGCCGGTGAGCACCGAGCTGATCAGCGAGGCGGGCGGGCTGGACCAGGCCCTGGATGACTTCTTTGGCCTGATGACGCAAGAGGAAGACAAGCTGAAGTTCCTGACGCCCGCCATGCGAGTGCAGATGGAAGCGATCGCCCGGGCGGCCTTCGCCGGCGGCTGGCTGCAACTGGTGTTCCTCAAGGTTGGCATGCAACGGGCGGCGGCGTACATGAACTTTGACTACGACAACCGCATCTGGGGCTACAACGCCGGGTTCAGCAATGCGCATGCGCAGCTTTCACCCGGCTGGTTGATGATGGCGGAGATGATGCAACGCAGCATTGAGGAAAAGAAGGTCGTGTTTGACTTCATGCGCGGGGATGAAGAATACAAGTACCGCTTTGGGGCAGTGAACCGCTTCGTCAAGAAAGTGACTATTCGACGCTAATCGCTCGGATGGTAGTTTAAAAATCAACTCTTGGAATACAAGACTACAGGGATTCCTCGCTGAGATGGCCTGGCGTTCCGGTATTTAACCTTAGCACCCGCTCGGAATGACACAAGTAAACAAAAAAACGCCTGCTAAAGCAGGCGTTTTTTTGTTTATACGAGGTGACTGGGGTTGGTCAGGCTGCGGCGTAGCGCAGGGCGGCGCGGGCGAGCAAGCGGGTCGAGTCTAGAGTGGGCAGCACGGAGTCTTGCGGCTCGATGAGCAGCGGGATCTCGGTGCAGCACAGGCCTACGGCGTCGCAGCCCTGCTCCGCAAACTGCGCGATCAGGGATTGGAAGTAGCGCCGCGTCTCGGGCAGCATGGTGCCGTAGATGAGTTCATCCACGATGTGCTTGTGCACCTGCTGGCGCTGGGCCAGGTCAGGGAACTTGAGCTCAATGCCCATCGGCTCCAGCTTGCGCGGGTAGACCGGGCCTTCTATGAGCGGTTGGGTGCCGAGGATGCCGACACGTTTATAGCCGCGGGCCAGGGCCTCGCGGCCCACTTCTTCGGCGATGTGCAACCAGGGCAGCGGCGAGCGCTCGATGACCGGGTCGATGGATACGTGGACGGTATTGTCCGGGCAGATCAGGAAATCAGCCCCCATGGCGGCAAGCTTGTTGGCCGACTGCAAGATGGTTTCGCTGACCTGATCCCACTTGCCCTCTTCGGAAGGAAAGTGATAGTCGCCCATGTTGAAGTTGTGCAGGGTGACTTCGGGATTATTGAAGGGGCCGAAGAATTCTTTGCTCTCCTGAATGATGGTGCGATAGCACAGGGCTGCACCTTCGTACGAGACGCCAACAATACCGATGTGCTTCATTGTTCCTCTGAGAGCAGGGGTTAGTGGTTATTCACGAAAGATACGAACGCGGCGATTGGGCTCTTTGCCGTAGGAGTGGGAGACCAACTTGGACTCCTCGACCATTTGGTGCTGCAGGCGCCGAATTTGAGAGGTAGCCGGAGGCAACTCCACCCAGCGCTCGCCGTTGAGCACGGCATCAATCGCCTGGCGGGTCTGGCCGAGCTGCTCGTCCATCTCGGCAGGCTCTTCCATGCCGCCGGGAAGATCGAACAGGCCGGAGAGGAAGCGCTCCATCTGCGAGACGGTGTTGGCGCGCAACACATACACGGGCATGCCGCGCTGCTCAGCATCCACGATGGGGCGCTGGCGCTTGCGGTAGTAGGTGCGCAGGGTGACAAGCACATCCGCCTCGCCGGGCTCTTTGACCGGGATGACGGGCACGCCGACGCGCTTGGCGGCATTCACCAGCCGGTTGCGCGCCACCCCGAAGGGGTAGATGCGCACCGGCTGAAGGCTGGCGCTGCTCCGCGGGGCCACGCTGGGCACGGCCACCGCGGCGGGCTGGATGCGCGCATAGGCTTCATAGTCTCCGTCAGGTTCTTGGGCGCGGGCGGACGAATCGGTCACGGGCTCACGGCGGCGCGGTCCACCGCCCATGGAGCCGCCGCTGGATTGGCGGCCTGTGGGTGTGTTCTTGGCAAGTCGGCCACTGGTGCGCGGGGCGGATTCGCTGCGGCCGGAGCGGGCGGGTGCAGCGGCCGGTTGAGCCGCGGTGATCTTGATCTCGCCATTCTCATCGCGCATGCGCTGCTCAGGATCGATGGGATAACCGCGCAGCAAACCGTCTACCGCGATGGCAACGTCTCGATGCACGGCGAACTGGCTGCGGGACTGAATTTCGACGAGGACATCGAAGGTGGGCGGCGAGCGGCGCTCAAGCACCGTCTTTTGGGTACCGCGGCGGCGGGCTTCTTCATCTGACAGCGTGACGGATTCGATGCCGCCGACCAGGTCAGACAAGGTGGGGTTGAGCAGTAGGTTCTCGAGCGAGTTACCGTGGGCCGTGCCGATGAGCTGCACACCGCGCTCGGCGATGGTGCGGGCGGCCTTGGCCTCCAGCTCACGGCCGATCTCGTCGATGACGATGACCTGCGGGTTGTGGTTCTCCACCGCTTCGATCATGACCTCGTGCTGCATGGAAGGCGTCGCCACCTGCATGCGGCGGGCGCGGCCAACGGCCGGGTGGGGCACATCGCCATCGCCGCCGATCTCGTTGGAGGTATCCACGATCACAACGCGGTTCTTCTCGGCCAGGATGCGGGCCGCCTCGCGCAGCAGGGTGGTCTTACCCACGCCGGGGCGGCCGAGGATGAGCAGGCTCTTGCCATCCTGGATCAAGTCTTGAATGATGTCGATGGTGCCGTAGACGGCGCGGCCGACGCGCAGTGTCAGGCCAACCACATCGCCGCGGCGATTGCGAATAGCCGAAATGCGGTGCAGGCTGCGCTCAATGCCAGCGCGATTGTCTTCGTCAAAGTCGCGCAGGCGCTGGACGACATAGGCGATGTCGTCTTTGCTGATCTCACGTTCCAGAAGTACAACTTCTTCGTTGACCAGGCGCGTGGTAGGAACCCGCCCAAGGTCAAGAATGATCTCGAGCAGGTCAGAGCTGTTGTTGTGTTCGCGCACGGCGGCCTGCACATCAGGCGGCAGCACGCCGAGCAAAGCGTCAAGGTCGTCAGTGATTTGGCGTCTTGTCATTTTTCATCCATGGTTGCGGCGGACTGCACGGGGAATTGGATGGTGGAAGCTTCCGCTGCGGCAGCCTTGGCAATCTTCTGCAAGTCTTTTACTTTTACTGGTTGCACCATGCGGCGCACCAAAACGGACTGGCGTGGGCCAGGTTGTGCATCCAGCCCTTCGAGCACCGGCTCCAGCCAGTCTTGAAAGGCGCGCACACATACATACACGGGGCGGCCGGGCCGCGGCCGCAAGCGCAGCATGAGCGCCATCAGGCGGTCAGCCAGGGCGCGGCCGGGCTCGATGAGCAGCTGAACCCAAATGCCCTTTGGCCCGCGCTGCACATCAGCAAAGGCGGCGAGCTGGCCGCCCTCATACAGAACGAAACTATCACGCGTATCGTTCGATCCGCATTCCAAGTGCTGCATTGGCGGCGGCAACAGGCTGCTGCGCAGCAGGCGCACAGCCAACGCATGGCGACCCAGGTGCGGCTGCCAAAGCAGGTTGTCATAGCCGGCCTGTGGCGGGCGGGTAAGCCGCCACAGGCGCTGGTGCCCCTGCACGCTAAGCCCGGCTTGCTGCAGCGCGGCGTTGGCGCCGCTGTGCTCGTCAAGCTCGGCGAAGATGCCCTGTGCGCCGTGTGGGCCAAGCTGTTTCAGCATGTACTCCACGGCGGCGGTGAGGGCCGGGCCGCTGAGCGCGGCTTGCGGGGCGGCGAAAACCAGCGCGGCCAGCGAGCGGCCCGGGAAGCGTTGGGCTTGCAGCACCAGACCCTCTTCTGAACTGACCGCGGTGTGTACCCCGGTGAGGGAGCACAAGGGCGCCAGCAGGGAGCGGCGGGCGAGGGCGGCCGGGCCGCGGGTGAGCACGGATTGATTGTGTAAGAACAGAGCGTGATGGCGGGCGGTGTTTAGCGCCCCATAGTCTGAAATTGTAAAGTCGTGCAACACCCTGCTATTCTACAACAGCGGTTTTTGGCTTGCATCAAGGTTATGTTAACTTTTGGCCAGGTTCAGGAACAGGCGGTGGAAGCGGTCGTCTCCCGAGATCTCGGGGTGGAAGGCGGTGGCTAGAAGCTTGCCCTGCTGGGCGGCGATGATGCGCCCGTCTGGCAGGCTGGCGAGGGCCTGGGCATCGCCGCTAACGGATTTGATGAGCGGGGCGCGGATAAAGACGGCGCGCACCGGCGGGTCACCAGGGGCAAGGCCCTTGAGGGCGGGCACGTCCACTTCAACATCGAAACTCTCGACCTGGCGGCCATAAGCGTTACGCTCGACGGTGATATCCATAAGGCCCAACAGCGGCTGTTTGCGTTCGGCGTCTTTTGAGAGGAGGATGGCGCCGGCGCAGGTGCCGTAGATGGCCTTGGTCTGGCCGAACGTGCGCAACGGCTCGATCAAGCCATAATCGGTGGCCAGCTTGCCGATGGTGGTGGATTCGCCACCGGGCAGCACGAGCCCGTCGAGCCCATCCAGCTCTTCGGGCAGACGCACCTCGCGCACCTGCGCGCCGAGGCTGGCCAGCATATTGGCATGCTCTGCAAAGTCACCTTGGAGGGCAAGGACGCCGATGGTTGGAGAGGAGTTCATAACTTGCAGGATATCCGACCTCGAATCTCTTTCAGAGATTCGAGGTCGGAGGCTTTGAATTCAGTTACCAACCGCGCTGGGCGATCAGATCTTCCTTGGGGATGTCTGTGACCTGGCGGCCCACCATCGGCTCGCCCAGATTGCGGCTGACCTCAGCCAGGATCTTGGCGTTGTTGTAGTGGGTAGTGGCTTTGACGATGGCTTCGGCGCGGCGAGCAGGGTCGCCGGACTTGAAGATGCCTGAGCCAACGAAAACACCGTCCACGCCGAGCTGCATCATCAGGGCGGCGTCCGCCGGGGTGGCGATGCCACCGGCGGCGAAGTTGACCACGGGCAGGCGGCCAAGCTCTTTGGTCTCTTTGACCAGTTCAAACGGCGCACCAAGCTCTTTGGCGAGCGCCATGACTTCTTCGTCTGGCATGGTCTGCAGGCGGCGTACGGTGCCCAGCACGGTGCGGGCGTGGCGCACGGCCTCGACTACATCGCCGGTGCCGGCTTCGCCCTTGGTGCGGATCATGGCAGCGCCTTCGCCAACGCGGCGCAGGGCTTCGCCCAGGTTGCGGCAGCCACACACGAAGGGAATCTTAAAGTCATGCTTGTTGATGTGATTGGCTTCGTCGGCCGGGGTGAGCACTTCGGACTCGTCTACATAGTCCACGCCGAGGGATTCGAGGATCTGGGCTTCCACAAAGTGGCCGATGCGCACCTTGGCCATGACGGGGATGCTGACAGTGCTCATGATCTCTTCAATGAGGCCGGGATCGCTCATGCGGGCCACGCCGCCGTGGGCACGGATGTCAGCAGGCACGCGCTCGAGGGCCATTACGGCTGCGGCGCCGGCATTCTCAGCAATGCGGGCATGTTCGGCGGTGACCACGTCCATAATCACGCCTCCCTTGAGCATCTGGGCCAGGCCCTTCTTGACTTCAAATGTAGCGACTTGCTTTTCCATCTACGCAGCTCCTTGGCGAGCGAATTGGGGTACTGAGGCGATTCTACCATTCACGTTTTTGGAAAGGCTGCCCAACAAACAAGGGCGGCACATGAAGGTGCCGCCTTGTTAAAGATTGTTTCACTCCGCTAGCCTGTAAGGCTGGCCCCAAACAGCGTTGCCGGTACCAACAGCGCCAAGAACAGCAAGTGATACCAGACGGGCATCAGCTTCCAATATTGGCGCTGCACCATGATGCCAACCAGTAGCAGGATCACACCGAGGATCAGCGGCAAGTTGGCGCCCGCGCTGACCAGGGTGACCACATAGCCCGCCGCGAGCGAGACCAGGGCGGCAAACACCAGCATGGTGAGCAGTGCGCCCGTGTGGCGCACGGAACCGTCTTTTGCAGGGCGCCAGGGAACAGCTTAAGCACCTGCGGGCTACCGCCCAGCCATAGCACACTCCAGGCGGCAAAGCCCGCCACGATTGCAAGAATATCCATCAACATCTTTTCCTCCACAGTAGTTAAGGGGTTCGTCGTTCAAAGCTGGCTTGCATGGTTTGCTGCTCACCAGCGTCAGACAAGGCGTACAAAGTCCAGTCATAGTGATCGCGATCGGTGAAGCGCCATTCTTCGCGGTAGCGCTTGGTGCCAGAGTTGTCATGGGTGAGTAGATGGCAAGTCATCAGGTCACCGTGGCGGGTGACCTCGGTATATTCGGCCAAGCTAACGCCATCCAACGCTTTGCCGAGGGCGATCATCTTGACCCTGTGTTCAGCGGGATGCCAATACCAGTAGCCAAAGCTTTCACCACCGGGAGATTGGCTACTGGACACCAGCAGGGCATCAGGCACCTGCCAGGTGAAGGTGTGCACCATAGTGAGGCCTTGCTGGCCACCGGGCGGCAGATAATGCCATTGCCCGCCAACCAGATCAGACAGAATGTGGATCGTGCTCATGCGCCTCCTTGCTATGTATTGTAGGGAGGGCGGCCGATCTTGTATTGCAAAAAATTAACCGAGGGGAACGAAGCGAGAATCCTCGCTGGGACCGTAGTTGCTGTAGTGCGAGCGTAATTCTATGTATTGGCTGGGCGTCAACCCGGCGAAGAGCTGGAACTCTCGATTGAAGTGCGATTGGTCGTGGTAGCCGGCTTTTTGGGCGAGCGCGGCCCAATCCGGCTGGGCGCCGGCGAGCAGATCGGGCAGCATATGGCTGAAGCGTATGACGCGAGCAAACTGCTTGGGGCGCAGGCCAACGGTGGAGGTGAAGACTTCGATCAAGTGCTTATGGCTGACATGCAGCCCTTCGCTCAGCTCGGCGATACCCAGGCTGCCCTCGGCAGCCTGGATGCGCTGCCCGGCCTCAAGCGCCAGAGCGAGGCCGGGGCGATCTTGCTTGAGGCGCTGCACCAGGAAGCTCTCCAAGGCGGCGAAACGCGCTGTGTCATCCGCGGCAGTAGTTAGGGCGATGTGCAACTCGTCGGTGGCAGCGGCGCCCACGATGGCGCGCAACGGAGTGACGCGATCGGTGAACTGGCTGGCATCACCGGCAAAGAAGGCTGCGACGCCGGCGGGCTTGAGGCGGGCGCCCAGCAGATGACTGGAGGTGGACTCGATGGTGAAATAGCGGCTTTGCAAACCAGCCAGCCAAGCTTGCTCATGTATAGTGAATTCTGCAAGGTCAGGCGCGAGGAAGACCTTGTGGGGCTGGCCAAAGTTGAAGATCAGCTCCATGTGCGGGCTGGGCAGGATAATCTCTCTCGCGCTATAGATGGGGATATGCTGGTACCAAAGCACCTCGATGTAACGGTCCAGCGGCGGAGTAGGCGGCTGGACGGCGCTGTGGATGGGCATATTAGGCAACATCAGACCACCAGTGGATCATCGCGAGTGTTGGCTTGCAAAGATCACTTCTTGTAATGCAGGGCAACGACTCCTGAACCGAATACCTTTGAGTCCACCAATGTGAGGGTACGGCCGCCGCCCGGCTGAAACAAGCGCGGCCCCTTGCCGGCAATGATGGGATGGACGACGAAGCGATATTCATCAATCAGGCCCCATTGCTCAGCCTGGGCGGCAACATTGATGCTGCCGATGGAGATGTTCTTGCCGGGTTGCTGCTTCAGCTCGATGATCTTTTCTTTCAAGCCGCTACGCAGCAGGGTGGTGTTATTCCACTCGGCGCGTTCGAGTGTAGTGGAGAAGACGATCTTGGGGATGGCGTCGAAGGCGAGGGCGAATTCATTTGTGACCGCGTTTTCCGACTGAGTCACGGCGACATCATGCCAGAACGGATACATGAGCTCATAGGTGTGGCGACCAAAGATATCGACGTCTGATTGGTGCAACAAGTCAGTGAAGTACTGGTGCACCTCATCATCAACGACGGCCGTTTCGTGGCCGCAATAGCCGTCTATGGTCATATTGATGGAAAAGACGGCTTTTCTCATTGGTGCCTCCTATGCGTTAGGCGAAATTCGCCTGGGCGAATTTGTAAGCGAGCAGTTTGTAGATCAGCTTGGCGGCAAGGAAGTCTGGCGCCTTGTTCTCGGTGGGGAGCAGCTCGACCACGTCGCAGCCGACAATGTTGTGCTCAGCGGCGACGGCCTTGAGGGCGGCGAGGACGGGATACCAATACAGGCCGCCGGGCTCGGGCGTGCCGGTCGAGGGCATGATGGCCGGGTCGAAGACGTCGAGGTCGAAGGTGATGTAGACGTTCGGCTTCAGCAGGCGCGAGACCTTATCGATCCAATCCATCGAATGGAAGATGTTCTCGGCGTAGAAGACCTTGCTCTCATCGAGGTACTGCAGCTCGCCGACATCCAGGCTGCGGATGCCGACGGAAACGATGTCGTCGTTGAGCTCAGAGATGCGGCGCAGAGTGCAAGCATGGCTGAACCTGTCGCCTTCGAACTCCTCGCGGCGGTCGGTGTGGGCATCGAAGTGCAGGATGCTGAGCTGGTCGTAGGCTTCGATGTGGGCTTTGGCGGAGCCGTAGGCCACGGAATGTTCACCGCCAAGGGTGACGACGAACTTACCGGCGTCGATGTGCTTCTTGACGCGGGCATGCACATTGGCGTTTAGCGCCAGCGTATCGTCGGCGGTCACCGCCTGGTCAGTGAAGATGCCGTGTTCGTAGGGCTCGCTGGCGGTCTCGATGTCGTAGAGCTCGAGATAGCCCGAGGCTTCGATGAGAGCGCGCGGGCCTTTGGCGGTGCCCGGCATCCACGAGGTGGTCAGGTCGAACGGCACCGGCACCACAGCCACCTTGGCGGAGTCGTAGGCGGTGAACTCGTCTGGCAGGCCGCCGAAGTTGTATGGTGGCGTGTGGGTGCCGGAGTCAGCCATGTACGCGGGTCAGTCCTCGGAGCGGATCAGCACCGCGGCAGCCAGCACCGTGGTCCACAGTCCGTTCTTGTGGCCCTCGGCGGATTGGACGTAGTGGCGAGTCTTGAAGATGTGCGGGTTGGCATCGTAGATCTGCTTGCGCTCATCCCAGGCCGTATCCGGGTCAAATTCCAGGCCCAAGGTAGTGGCTAGCATGGTGGCGGCCAGGTCTTCGGCGTATTCGCCACTTTTCTCGCCGGTCTCACCGTGCGCATGATGCTCAGATAGATAGCCGTAGCGAGTGGTGTCTTGCGGCAGGGCTACACCAATGGCGGAGGACACTAGGCGGTTGGGTTCATTGGTGTCGCTGCGCGCCATGACACAGAAGACCACTTCGCCCGGCGAAAGGTGCTTAAGGCCTTCATCCACCGAAACCATCTTGCAGTTGGGCGGAAAGATGCTGGATACGTAGACCAGATTGAATTTTTCAATCTTGGCGCTGCGCAGGGCTGCCTCAAAGGAAGCTAGGCGGTCTTTGTGCACACCCACACCCTTGGTGAAGAAAATCTTGTTCGGGATCATTCGCTCTCCTCTATCTAAACGCAGCTAGGCTGCCTGGGCGCTCTTATCGAGCACGGCGTTGAAGTCTTTGTGCTGGCGCTTCTTCCAGCTGCCTTTGTGATAAGCGTAGCCGGCAATGAGCGGCATGGCCAGGGTGGCCTCAGCGAACACCATCTGCTCGCTCTCTTGCTCCACTTTGCCCCATGAGTGAGCTTCCTGCAGCGTGGAGCCCGACAGACCGCCATCGCGCTCGTCGGCGACGGTGATCTGGATGGCGTACTTGTGCATGTCGGCTTCGCCTTCCAGGATCTCGGCCGCCACAGTGATGTCCTGTGCAAAGTTCTTGGGTACGCCGCCACCGATCATGAGCAGGCCGGTGGTGCCGGCGGCGATCTTGATCTTGGTCAGCTCGAGAAAGTCCTTGGCGGAGTCGATGGAGACTACGCCGCCGGTGGCGCGGTATTGGTGATCGACCAGGCCGAAACCGGCGCTGGAGTCGGAGAAGGCCGGCACGAAGATGGGCACGCCCACTTCGTAGGCGCGGCGCACGAAGCAACCCTCGCCCTTGCCGTTGTCGACGAGATACTTGCCCATGTGCCAGATGAACTCGCGCGAAGAGTAGGGGCGCGGCGGCAGGCTATCGGCGATCTGCTTGATGGTGTCATCGCAGATGCGCAGCTCGTCTTCATCAATGTAGGTGTCGTAGATGCGGTCAATGCGCAGGTTCATCAGCGCATCGTCATCCGACTTGGGGTCACCGATGTAGTGCTTGAAGCCCAGGCCTTCAAAGAAGTCCTGGTCCACCACGTTGGCGCCGGTGGAGACGATCGCATCCACCATGTGGTTATCCACCAAATCGTAGATCACCCGTTTGAGCCCGGCGCTGACCAGCGAGCCGGCAAGGCACAGGATGACCGCGCACTCGGTATCGGCCAGCATGTTGTCGTAAATGCGGGCCGCCCGAGCCAGATTACGCGCCTGAAAGGCCATGCGCTCGTATTGGTCCACCAGGGGGGTGGGGTCAAACGACTTGATGTCGATGTGCTCAATGGTTTGGCTGAGCAGGGTTTTCTTATCCATACGCGCATTATAACGAGCGCGCGCTTAAAACCTTACGAGTATGTAATTCCGTTTTTTTACGGATCACCAACCTGCACATACCGAGCGAAGCTGGGCACAGTTTTTTCTGCTTAAAAAAGTTTCGTTTTTAAGCGATACAAAGGGGTGTTGGCACTTGACAAAGCGCGAGATTCATACAATAATACACATATACACTCATACAGAGGTACGCATAGCAATGAGCCCACTTTCAAGACTCCGTGTGGACCTTACCATACACACCCCGGCCTATCTGCAGATCATGGACCAGATTCGTTTGGCGATCGCCAATGGTGAGTTGAAGCCCGGCGACCAATTGCCCCCCGTGCGCCAGTTGGCAGCCGACCTGCAGATCAATTTCAACACAGTGGCGCGGGCTTATCGTTTGCTGGACGAGAAGTCGATCATCTCCACCCAGCACGGTCGCGGCACTTACATCCTAGACGCGCCGACCGGCAGGAACCTGCAACGATTGCGTAAGCAGCAGCTCGGCGTGATGGGCGAGCATTTGATAGAAGAGGCCGAGAAGCTGGGTTTTGAGCCGGCCGAGCTGCGCAAGTTAATGGATGAAAAGATCACAGCATGGGAAGCGAGCAAACGATAAGAGTGTTCGTTCTTATCCTAGAGAAAGGATGCGATCATGGCCTTCGCTGGAGCAGCACAGGCTGAACTGCAACGATTGATGCAAGAAGAGGAAGAGATGACCAACTACACACAAGATGATCTACAGAACTACGAGTTCAAAATTCTGCGCTCCGCGGTTTCAGGCTTCCGGTCTCGGGAAACCATGGCCAAAGCGCTGGAGGAAGAGGCTACCCACGGATGGCAGCTGGTGGAAAAGTTTGACGACGCCCGCATTCGCCTCAAGCGGCCTCGCGGCGCCAAATCACGCATCAACACCGGCGCTGGCGCTGGCACCGACCCCTACCGCACCCAGTACGGCATCAGTGATGGGCGTTTTGCCATTTACATTGTCACCGGCACGCTGCTGCTGTGCGCACTGATCATCGGCGGTCTGGTCTATTTCATAAACTGAGTTGTTTCACGTGAAACACAGGAGCACTATGAACACTTTGGACACACGACGGATCTGGATCTTTGTTGGCCTGGCCTTCGGCATTTGTTGGGCGATCGCAGGCGTCATATATGTAAACGGCGGCCTGGTCAACAGTCCGGAGATCCTTCCGGGTACTGGCATCACCCTGGCGACCGCGCTACTGGCGCTGGGCTGTATGTGGGCGCCGGCCGCGGCGCATTTATTGACACGTATCATCACGCGCGAAGGCTGGAAGGACATGTGGCTGCGCCCGCAGGCCGGCCGCAACTGGATAAGCTGGGGCCTTGCTTGGATCCTGCCGCCAGTCCTCACCCTGTTGGGCCTGGTGGTGTACTACGCGATTCTCCCCAGCCATTTTGACGGCA contains the following coding sequences:
- a CDS encoding GntR family transcriptional regulator, which translates into the protein MDLTIHTPAYLQIMDQIRLAIANGELKPGDQLPPVRQLAADLQINFNTVARAYRLLDEKSIISTQHGRGTYILDAPTGRNLQRLRKQQLGVMGEHLIEEAEKLGFEPAELRKLMDEKITAWEASKR
- a CDS encoding deoxyhypusine synthase, coding for MDKKTLLSQTIEHIDIKSFDPTPLVDQYERMAFQARNLARAARIYDNMLADTECAVILCLAGSLVSAGLKRVIYDLVDNHMVDAIVSTGANVVDQDFFEGLGFKHYIGDPKSDDDALMNLRIDRIYDTYIDEDELRICDDTIKQIADSLPPRPYSSREFIWHMGKYLVDNGKGEGCFVRRAYEVGVPIFVPAFSDSSAGFGLVDHQYRATGGVVSIDSAKDFLELTKIKIAAGTTGLLMIGGGVPKNFAQDITVAAEILEGEADMHKYAIQITVADERDGGLSGSTLQEAHSWGKVEQESEQMVFAEATLAMPLIAGYAYHKGSWKKRQHKDFNAVLDKSAQAA